A genomic segment from Lignipirellula cremea encodes:
- a CDS encoding VIT and vWA domain-containing protein — MLVNLSFRRMACLAALALTLLAPGVSLAQGVLIEARNDMAFVLPRLRIMPHPLPRPQPQPQQAYKIKALTINANLADQIAKVQVTQSFVNTGNRQMEVSFVYPLPYDGAVDQLTFMVDGTEYEAKLLSATEARTIYEGYMRRNQDPALMEWMGHGMFKTSVFPVPPGAERSVTLKYTQVVRKTGGLTEFLFPMSTAKYTATPVEKIAINVNIQSQASIKNVYSPTHSVDIQRPSNIQAVVKFEVENETPASDFRLLYDIGDEAVGATVLSYRPLPNEDGYFLMMVSPEVRKSTEEQPRKTVVFVVDRSGSMSGKKMEQAKNALRFVINNLHEGDLFNVIAYDSVVESFQPELQRYNDDTRKRALGWIEGVYAGGSTNIDGALKAALGQLVDNKQPSYVVFLTDGLPTAGETKEQQIVINAAERNKVRARVFSMGVGYDVNSRLLDKLARKLYGQSEYVRPNDDIEEQVARLYERIGAPALSNVDIAYDLEGASVEQGSAVNRVYPRETYDLFAGDQLVVVGRYRKPGAAKVTIAGTVSEAEQSFDFPAELTRHSGDETYAFVEKLWATRRVGEIIDEIDISGKNQELIDELVSLSTKHGILTPYTSFLADDQPQLRPPGEVRALAADAFGALEQNAGGQAGFAQRAEKGAMKRAAQAPAPGAARYRNAQDGSLQVVQNVQNVASKTFFLRDGRWVDSSVTPEQIAKAQKVERFSKEYFDLVDKHGADAAPYLAIEGSVVVQLGDQTYAF; from the coding sequence ATGTTGGTCAACCTTTCTTTCAGACGAATGGCATGTCTGGCGGCCCTTGCGCTGACGCTTCTGGCTCCAGGCGTCTCGCTGGCACAGGGGGTGCTAATCGAAGCCCGCAACGACATGGCGTTTGTCTTGCCTCGTTTGCGCATCATGCCCCACCCTCTGCCGCGACCTCAGCCACAACCGCAGCAGGCGTACAAGATTAAAGCGCTGACCATCAATGCCAATCTGGCCGACCAGATCGCCAAAGTCCAAGTCACGCAGTCGTTTGTGAACACAGGCAATCGCCAGATGGAAGTCAGCTTCGTCTACCCGCTCCCCTACGATGGGGCGGTCGACCAGCTCACCTTTATGGTCGACGGCACGGAGTACGAAGCCAAACTGCTTTCGGCGACGGAAGCCCGGACCATTTATGAAGGCTACATGCGGAGGAACCAGGATCCGGCCCTGATGGAATGGATGGGCCACGGCATGTTCAAGACAAGCGTCTTCCCTGTGCCGCCGGGAGCCGAACGCTCCGTCACCCTCAAATACACCCAGGTGGTGCGGAAAACGGGCGGCCTGACGGAATTCCTGTTCCCCATGAGCACGGCCAAGTACACCGCGACGCCGGTGGAAAAGATCGCGATCAACGTTAACATCCAAAGCCAGGCGTCGATCAAAAACGTCTATAGCCCCACGCACTCGGTCGACATCCAGCGGCCCAGCAACATCCAGGCGGTGGTGAAATTCGAAGTCGAGAACGAAACGCCTGCCAGCGATTTCCGTCTGCTGTACGACATTGGCGACGAAGCGGTCGGAGCCACCGTGCTCAGCTATCGTCCCCTGCCGAACGAAGACGGCTACTTTCTCATGATGGTCAGCCCCGAGGTCCGCAAGTCGACCGAGGAGCAGCCCCGCAAAACGGTCGTGTTCGTCGTCGATCGCTCTGGCAGCATGAGCGGCAAGAAAATGGAACAGGCGAAGAACGCCCTCCGCTTTGTGATCAACAACCTGCACGAAGGCGACCTGTTTAATGTGATCGCCTACGACAGCGTCGTGGAAAGTTTCCAGCCGGAGCTGCAGCGTTATAACGACGACACCCGCAAACGGGCCCTTGGCTGGATCGAAGGCGTCTACGCCGGCGGCAGCACCAATATCGATGGAGCCCTGAAGGCGGCCCTGGGCCAGCTGGTCGACAACAAGCAGCCCAGCTACGTGGTCTTTCTGACCGATGGCCTGCCGACTGCCGGCGAAACCAAAGAGCAGCAGATCGTCATCAACGCGGCCGAACGGAACAAAGTGCGAGCCCGCGTGTTCTCCATGGGCGTCGGCTACGACGTGAACAGCCGTCTGCTCGACAAACTGGCCCGCAAGCTTTACGGCCAGAGCGAGTACGTCCGCCCCAACGACGATATTGAAGAGCAGGTCGCTCGACTGTACGAGCGGATCGGCGCCCCGGCGCTGAGCAATGTCGACATCGCCTACGATCTGGAAGGCGCCAGCGTGGAGCAGGGCTCGGCCGTCAATCGGGTTTATCCGCGAGAAACGTACGACCTGTTCGCCGGCGACCAGCTGGTCGTGGTCGGACGGTACCGCAAGCCGGGCGCCGCCAAGGTGACGATCGCCGGCACCGTCAGCGAAGCGGAGCAGTCGTTCGACTTCCCCGCCGAACTGACTCGCCACTCAGGCGACGAAACGTACGCCTTTGTCGAGAAGCTCTGGGCCACCCGCCGGGTCGGCGAGATCATCGACGAGATCGACATCAGCGGCAAGAACCAGGAGCTGATCGACGAGCTGGTTTCGCTCTCGACGAAGCACGGAATTCTAACGCCGTACACCTCCTTCCTGGCCGACGACCAGCCGCAACTGCGGCCCCCGGGAGAAGTCCGCGCCCTGGCAGCCGACGCGTTCGGCGCGCTGGAACAGAACGCCGGCGGACAGGCTGGTTTTGCCCAGCGGGCGGAAAAAGGAGCGATGAAGCGGGCCGCCCAGGCTCCGGCGCCGGGGGCCGCACGCTATCGCAACGCCCAGGACGGCAGCCTGCAGGTGGTGCAGAACGTGCAGAATGTGGCCAGCAAAACGTTCTTCCTGCGTGACGGCCGCTGGGTCGATTCCTCGGTCACGCCGGAGCAGATCGCCAAGGCCCAGAAGGTCGAGCGGTTCAGCAAGGAGTACTTCGACCTGGTCGACAAGCACGGCGCCGACGCCGCCCCGTACCTGGCGATCGAAGGCTCCGTCGTGGTGCAACTGGGCGACCAGACCTACGCCTTTTAA